The Athalia rosae chromosome 4, iyAthRosa1.1, whole genome shotgun sequence DNA segment CAAACCTCCCATCAGAGTAACCCAGACAAGATCACTTGAAAAGTAGAACGTCAcgcaagaaaacaaaaaataaattaacatctTATGCTTATGATactgaatgaaatttcaatggaCAATCAGCAACATCCAAACCATGGGGAAACAAGAGCCAGTAAGTTTTCTTCCATTCAACACTGAATTTTCTATCCTTTTGTATTTGTTGGTTTACCAGTTTAATTCTTCTGAATGGCAGATTCGCCGATAGAATGGGGTTCAAGAACGAATGGCAAACAATGGAAATTAGGGTCTAGACAGGCTTCTGTACAGCGCAAACATGCACAGCATGCAAGGCACTTGCCATCCAGAAACTTGGGTGACTATGAACAGTGATATGTCAAATTGCTGATCTCACGACCTGTTTTCAACTGTTTATTTGATCATTTCAGCTTCTTTGGCTGAGGAAAAAAGATTTGGAATTGGCTCTGCACTTCCATATGCTACCTTGCGTGCACACAGACATCCGATGTCACCTACCGAAGCACATGCAACAAATATAGTTAGCCATATGGAAATAGACGATGAACTGATGCTGAATGATCCAATTTCGGAGTCACTCAGAATCGAAATGTTACGAGACATGCCACAGTGTCTCACTGTCAAACGATCGATAAGAGCCAAACTGGCAATGTCGgttaatgagaagaaaaagaagaagcttgTCGGCGTTTGGAAACAATTGAAGTATGAGATTAGCTTCAGTTTTACCAAGGTGAGATCAATCATTGACAGCGGCAGAGTTACTCGGCTTATTAATGGCTGTAAAATTATGCATCACAGATAAATATGGCCATGCGTGAAGTTGCATCTACCATGGAGGTGTGGTATTATCCGATCAAAGCAATCGAAGGTCATTTTGGTAGTGGGGTTGCCACGTACTTCAAGTTTTTGAGATggctatttattttcaatatcatttGCTGTGTAATGAGGTATCAATATTTCCAATCGTCAAGCTGATTATGgattaagaaatttattttaactgTAATTCTGCCACTATCTTATAGTGTGGCGTTCATTGTGCTACCGCAGTCTTTGGTACAGGTTCATTCCAACGATGTTTTCACTGGATGGGAAATCTTTACTGGAACTGTAAGACTTTCGATCTgacaaattttacaaattgtATGATTTCTAACTCTGCTACCGTCTGGGCAacggagttgaatttttttagttAAATGATTTCACTCTTTAGGGTGGTTCGGTAATACCAATATACCATTGAAAAATACTTGATCAAGTATGCATGGTATTTTCTCTGTAATCGATTATTGGATGGCAAGAATATTTGTCATATTCTGAAACAACTTATCCTAATACCCTAGCAATCTTTATTAGACTGGGAAAATCTTCTCTCAACAATAAATGTAATAATTGCTTATTTGTTATAGGGGGTTTTTACAAATTCAATTATGTATTATGGGTTTTATACGAACAGTACTGTCTCTAGTGACTTTGGTTCAGCATACAGCATTCCATTGGCCTATTTGATGACGTTGTTCTGTTGTTATTCTTTCACATTTGTTGTGCTTTCAATCAAGTTAGTAAACatttatttatgattttatcCATCTTATGATCATACCCATGCAATTATTGGGTAATTAATTGCCTATTCTCAAATACCAATTCACGACTTTTGTAGAGTCGCGAGATCATATCGTAAGAACTATATTGAAACTGCTGGTGGTCTTACTAATGTGTATGCAAGCAAGGTATTCTGTGGATGGGATTTTGGCATTGCTTCCTACAGGGCGGCAAATCTAAGATCTGCCATCATTTATGGTGAACTTAAAGAATTGCTAGGGGAATCCCGGAAACGTTTACATCGGGACTGTGCTCCTAGAAGTTATGTGCTGATTATTCAAATAGCTATGACTGCTCTGGTGATTTCAGTTATGTCTGGCACAGGAATAATGCTATGGATTTTACTGAATAGATTTGAAGTGGATCCTAATAATTCACTCATTAATATGGTTGTGCCTTTGGCTATAACAATCATCATGAACGTGTATCCGGCGTTTTTCTCTTGGCTGGTGAGTGTTGATTTAGATCATGTATACGCTTCTTTTTGTTCAGTGCTTCATTGAATAGAAGTATCATGAGTTTATTCCTTCTTACGTTTTTCACCATTAGGTTCAATTTGAAGGGTATAGCAACAAGCGCATAGCTCTTTATGTGACAATGATAAGAACATATGTAATGGAAGTAGTGATCATTGGAATCCTTTTAGTCTTTTGGTTGATATACGCTACGCAAAGTTGCTGGCAAACTGAATTTGGTCAGGAAATTTATCGCCTCATTATCGCCGATTTTATAGTATCCATCATGGGTACATTTATAGCCCAATCGATTAGATCAAAGTTACATCTGATGGCGTGGAGAAAGATCGGTGCACCAAGATTTGATATTGCTCGTAATACCTTAAATCTAACTTACAATCAAACCTTGTTTTGGATAGCATTTTACTTTAGTCCACCGATGTCTGTGATTGTAATTATCAAATTTGTTCTGATCTTTCATCTCAAGAAATATGGTGTTCTAAATCATTGTGAACCACCATCAAGATCTTGGAGAGCTGCGCAAACACAAACTTTATTTTTGGCATTAGCTTTTCTATCAATGGTTGGCATTCTCATAGTATTAGGATACGTCATAACCAGTGTGCCGTCTCAAGAATGTGGACCTTTCCGTGGTTACAAATATACTTGGGAGATGATTGTGGAAGGAGTCCTACAGTGGAGGCGAGATAATCAATTTTGGGTTATTATTACCACACTTGCAAGACCAGGTGTGGGCGCTGGGCTACTAATTGCCATGTGGTAAGTTGATTGGTGAACTTGGGAGCTTGAGGCTCTTCACgatttaataaaaaagaaataatactTGTTGAATTAATGATAGCGTTGCTGTTTACTATTTGCGAGCAAAAGCAGATGCTAGGAAAGAAATGATAGAAATCATACGGGGGATGTTGATCTTGGGAGCATATGACAAAGAATTCCTTCTAAGTGGTATATCCAAGGTGGCAGATGAATGTTCGTCACTTACATACTTTAATATTCCATATTAGTTATTTAACTTGTGTGATTAACAAATTAAGAATAATCACTTTCTGCAGGAGTACTGAATCACAACAGCTAGATACCATCACAGCAACCAATTTAGCAAATCAATCAGGGCTGTGACTTGAAAACCTCTTCATGTGGCCGCCGTTACAGTAGATTGAGTACAGGTAAATCAGAACCACATTCTTTTGAAACGAATTCAATGAacgtttccatttttcctcgTAACTTTgacaagaataataatgataatagcaaTATGAAACTCATATTCTAGCATGGCATTCTTACAGATATCGATAGTATGCATAATCCTTCAAAAAGCCAGATtttaacagaaaaaattacacaaaCCCACGGTTTCATGGAACaggattgatgaaaattttacaaatcatATTTATACAGTTGATATCTACTTTGTCAATATTCAGCCACCGTCTATTAGGTTTACTACATTAGATGAAAATATCGTATTACCATTACCTATAAAGTTGTGAAACGACTTACAATTATTACTCGTCAGTATTGCTTACAGTGTATGGTTTTATATTGATAAAGTCCGGAGCGTGGGACGTTGTTCTATACCATgtatttgaaatatattttattgaataatCAATATGTAAGATTTGGTAGTAACgtcgaattaatttattaaatatcaataatttatcGTAATATTGTGCATCATAAAAGATTGCGATGCTATCCTAATGTAAACATGGCAAGACTAAATATTTAATTGTTGATAAAACTGAGTCTAACTGAATTTTGAAGTGTATACTTATAGAGATCAGTGCTTGACAACGGTTGTTATGAGATTAAACAACACCATTATCCAATGATACATATTCTATCCTGATCTCTGAGTAGAAGACTACCACTACTGATAATCCCATATACCATCGGCTGAAACATAGTCTAAAAAAGGGCTATGAGCAATCAAGTGTCAAATTTAAGCAAGTTGTGTCCAGCTAATTCAGATTCACAAATTAACGAAATGACTGAAGACGAATCTGCAAGATACCAACACATGAGTGATAGCTCTGCAATCCCTTTAATTCCTGTAATAGACTACAGAGAACGAATCCCTATGCCACATGTGGCAGCAGCATTATATTATGCAGAGCGTCCACAATTATTGCAGAAGTGCTTATGGACAAAGGCGGTGCTTCATAAAGATTGGTATGAGTATGTTGAACCAATGGTGGGCATTGGGAGCACGTTTACACCAAAAAGTTACAAgttttgtatgaaaaaagtgGCTGTAAAACAACCTAAGATTTACCAGCATCCTTTCGGACTAGAAGATAAGCTAGTGTATCCACCAATAGATTCCACAAAAGCATACCACGAACAAGTCACAAACATTAACACAATGAAGTCCAAATGCCTTACAACCGCACCTGACAATATAATTAACTTGAGGGACTTGGCAAATGACATTTTAGAGCAACATAAAACTGGACGTGAATCTCAATTCCTggaaagcgaaaagaaaattaagagCAAACACCAGGAAGagcaaacaaagaaaattccTGAATATGTGGTTGGttaatacaaaattttcatgcgataaaattatttacacagctagaataatcaaaattaattgatattaTTGCCAAACATTTCAGATTTTAACCCAGAAACAAGCCGAATATCCCAGAGACATTGAAGATCAACTGCAAGAATTACACGCACGTGTGGAAGAGGAGCAAAATgctttcattcgtttcgaaGATATTTGCCGTTTAAACTACTTGAAGCATCAGTGTATTGATGATTCCGATTTGGAACCGTATGATTACAGCAATTTCATGAAAGCCCAAACTCGTATTGTAGGAAAGCTACGGCAACGCAAAGAGTATGTTTGAATCCTTGTGATTCGAACcaagatatacgtacaatgtTTACAATCAAGACCATGCTTGAATTTTCTGCACTTCTGCACACATATACTCGATCAAAGTTGTAATGATTGCAGTTTGGAAGAAAGATTAACAGTTTTTGAGCCGGAGATTATCAATGATTACAAGGTCGGCCTGAGGACAGCAATCGTTACTTACGCTTTATCAGATTCTAAGGAAAGAGAACGCCTACTCATAATGACTATGCCTGTCGAATATCCGGTCATCAACATCAGAGCTCCTGTGCCCTGGCACACGTTCAAAATCATAGCAGAACACTTTATGAATAACAATTTCTTCATCGGAAATGAAGTACTTCAAGATATTCGTGACTTGTGGTTTGCGAAGTAGGTATCAGTCCTACGTTGTATTGAATTATCCTTGTTACATAAATATTTAGCAACTTTTGTTGTAATACAGATATCGGAACCTATTAATTGTAACACCCGAAGATTTTGGAACGTTTCCGGTGAAAGCTTCCGAAATTATTGCCACAATAGACGTCCTATGCGAAACTGCTAATCAACAAATTATGAACGGATGGATGGCAGAGGTTGCTGAAATattcttggaaaaaaaatatgcttgGACGATGTTTCTCTCCATGAAACCAGGTTCAAAAACAACTGGAATAGAGAATTACTTTCAATGTGTGAACACTTTACTATCAAATCTTTTGCGTggattaattataaaaacgtTAATGCggctgaaagaattttttgcaGATTACAGCGGAGGGAATAGCTTCACAGGTGAATATCGGGATTTGATATTTA contains these protein-coding regions:
- the LOC105688371 gene encoding transmembrane channel-like protein 5; amino-acid sequence: MLMILNEISMDNQQHPNHGETRANSPIEWGSRTNGKQWKLGSRQASVQRKHAQHARHLPSRNLASLAEEKRFGIGSALPYATLRAHRHPMSPTEAHATNIVSHMEIDDELMLNDPISESLRIEMLRDMPQCLTVKRSIRAKLAMSVNEKKKKKLVGVWKQLKYEISFSFTKINMAMREVASTMEVWYYPIKAIEGHFGSGVATYFKFLRWLFIFNIICCVMSVAFIVLPQSLVQVHSNDVFTGWEIFTGTGVFTNSIMYYGFYTNSTVSSDFGSAYSIPLAYLMTLFCCYSFTFVVLSIKVARSYRKNYIETAGGLTNVYASKVFCGWDFGIASYRAANLRSAIIYGELKELLGESRKRLHRDCAPRSYVLIIQIAMTALVISVMSGTGIMLWILLNRFEVDPNNSLINMVVPLAITIIMNVYPAFFSWLVQFEGYSNKRIALYVTMIRTYVMEVVIIGILLVFWLIYATQSCWQTEFGQEIYRLIIADFIVSIMGTFIAQSIRSKLHLMAWRKIGAPRFDIARNTLNLTYNQTLFWIAFYFSPPMSVIVIIKFVLIFHLKKYGVLNHCEPPSRSWRAAQTQTLFLALAFLSMVGILIVLGYVITSVPSQECGPFRGYKYTWEMIVEGVLQWRRDNQFWVIITTLARPGVGAGLLIAMCVAVYYLRAKADARKEMIEIIRGMLILGAYDKEFLLSGISKVADE